A single window of Salvia splendens isolate huo1 chromosome 6, SspV2, whole genome shotgun sequence DNA harbors:
- the LOC121807582 gene encoding protein SOB FIVE-LIKE 5-like translates to MNYMFRNQEWSSGCESGWTLYLQQSSISTDESPTKRSNEDEDLSMVSDASSGPPQLHEEENDKNDCFFNYNYTTTVTKPLSKTRENRCRKKVQDLDDTASSQLYNKARSQTSVENINVVEMEYSEGYSSTQFEVRPAYQEEHYQLQQQNQWFEIEGKRW, encoded by the exons ATGAATTACATGTTCAGAAATCAAGAATGGAGCAGCGGTTGCGAGTCAGGTTGGACTCTTTACTTGCAACAGTCTTCGATTTCCACTGACGAATCGCCGACCAAGAGATCGAATGAAGACGAAGATCTGTCTATGGTGTCGGACGCCTCGTCCGGGCCGCCGCAGCTGCATGAGGAAGAAAACGACAAAAACGACTGCTTCTTTAACTATAACTACACTACCACCGTTACCAAACCCTTGTCCAAAACCAGAGAAAATCGATGTCGGAAAAAGGTGCAGGACCTCGACGACACTGCTAGCTCCCAGCTTTACAAT AAAGCAAGAAGCCAGACATCGGTGGAGAATATTAATGTGGTGGAAATGGAATATTCAGAAGGCTACTCCTCAACTCAATTTGAA GTGAGGCCTGCATATCAGGAGGAGCATTATCAACTGCAGCAGCAAAACCa GTGGTTTGAAATTGAAGGTAAAAGGTGGTGA